In a single window of the Acyrthosiphon pisum isolate AL4f chromosome X, pea_aphid_22Mar2018_4r6ur, whole genome shotgun sequence genome:
- the LOC103310086 gene encoding uncharacterized protein LOC103310086, producing the protein MKTISFSYRLGLSTVYQIIIEVCYAIIEIVMLEVMPVPTEQKWKEIASEFWTCWDFPNCFGAIDGKHVTIQAPPNSGSQYFCYKKTFSIVLLALVDAHYNFIAVDMESFGKNSDGGIMAHSKLGKALDQNKLNSVLPRVPLYI; encoded by the exons ATGAAAACTATTTCGTTCAGCTATCGTTTAGGTCTTTCTACTGTATACCAAATCATCATAGAAGTATGTTATGCaattattgaaattgttatGCTAGAAGTTATGCCTGTTCCAACGGAACAAAAGTGGAAAGAAATCGCATCAGAGTTTTGGACTTGCTGGGACTTCCCCAATTGTTTCGGTGCTATCGATGGCAAACATGTTACAATCCAAGCTCCTCCTAATAGTGgatcacaatatttttgttataaaaaaacattttctatagTCTTATTAGCATTAGTTGAtgctcattataattttatagctgTAGATATGGAAAGTTTTGGTAAAAATAGTGATGGAGGCATCATGGCTCATTCAAAATTAGGGAAAGCTCTTGATCAAAATAAACTGAAT tcGGTTTTGCCCCGTGTTCCCCTAtacatctaa